A part of Blastopirellula retiformator genomic DNA contains:
- a CDS encoding helix-turn-helix domain-containing protein: protein MTRPKISKETVDEIWKRFEEGASLRQVEEEFRVGRWTSKQIREGTHPHQQTGDLKRCKTCGGMVVMPCMVCSSQELRRLYGQKP from the coding sequence ATGACGCGGCCAAAAATTTCGAAGGAAACCGTCGACGAAATCTGGAAGCGATTCGAGGAAGGAGCTTCGCTGCGACAAGTCGAAGAAGAATTCCGTGTCGGTCGCTGGACGTCAAAGCAAATTCGCGAAGGCACGCACCCCCACCAGCAGACCGGTGACCTGAAGCGATGCAAGACTTGCGGTGGAATGGTGGTCATGCCCTGCATGGTCTGTTCAAGCCAAGAGTTGCGAAGGTTGTATGGACAAAAGCCGTGA
- a CDS encoding SGNH/GDSL hydrolase family protein, which yields MDELRSGGCGSGSFADGLSVGVGSMRGLGMGVGLTKKRSGTAFDPLSLSGLACLCDDQSVRATQADGTVPVTADGQYVRYWQDRSGNDRSPNATGFFPSSLTIGTTPAIRFGGIHRLSADWTPGDLNDFSTHWLAKSTRVNWNAGLNLRNTSTSATAAHYPDVLDRMRFGTSNNGHLRYTSGVEPHLFSVVRESEVIKFYFDGILFHTAANTDTVTPQTIRFPQEPSSGTGQWDLLMLAVATAAHSQADITSMVSYYRAQMDAYARPAVGAIWLSNSLGTAIYTITTGSLPYLVQLETTGVDDVTNYSLTGKKTPEMIADFDEVATKLIAIPEQAVVVVFEGTNDIRVNGISGATAAANLFSLCDTIRAAHPAAKIVLVTLIDRYDVDHSILTACNDILKADWPDHADALADLTGIAAVSAENAASDPTNFVDGIHLSEIGQLTITGTIAAAIESALAS from the coding sequence GTGGACGAACTACGATCCGGAGGTTGCGGATCGGGAAGTTTTGCCGATGGATTGTCGGTGGGGGTTGGTTCGATGCGCGGACTAGGAATGGGAGTTGGGCTGACGAAGAAGCGGAGCGGCACGGCATTTGATCCGCTCTCGCTAAGCGGCTTGGCGTGCTTGTGCGACGACCAGTCGGTGCGAGCCACTCAGGCCGATGGCACGGTTCCGGTGACTGCCGATGGTCAGTATGTGCGCTATTGGCAAGATCGCAGCGGCAATGACCGAAGCCCCAACGCCACTGGTTTTTTTCCAAGCAGCTTGACGATTGGAACGACGCCAGCGATCAGGTTTGGTGGGATACATAGGCTGAGCGCCGATTGGACTCCTGGCGACCTGAACGACTTCTCGACTCACTGGCTGGCGAAAAGCACACGAGTCAACTGGAACGCCGGCTTGAATCTGCGCAACACTAGCACATCCGCCACAGCTGCCCACTACCCAGACGTGTTAGACCGAATGCGTTTTGGGACATCGAATAACGGCCACTTACGCTACACGTCTGGAGTGGAACCGCATTTATTTTCGGTAGTGCGAGAAAGCGAGGTGATTAAGTTTTACTTCGATGGCATTTTGTTTCATACGGCTGCCAACACGGACACTGTCACACCACAAACAATCCGTTTTCCGCAAGAACCATCTAGCGGAACTGGCCAATGGGATTTGTTGATGCTGGCGGTGGCGACCGCAGCGCACAGCCAGGCCGACATCACGTCCATGGTCAGCTACTACCGCGCACAAATGGATGCCTACGCCAGACCAGCAGTTGGCGCGATCTGGTTGAGTAATTCGTTGGGCACGGCGATCTATACCATTACGACCGGCAGTCTGCCCTATCTTGTGCAGTTAGAGACAACAGGCGTTGACGACGTTACGAACTATTCACTCACCGGTAAAAAGACGCCGGAGATGATCGCTGACTTTGATGAGGTCGCAACCAAGCTGATCGCGATTCCAGAGCAGGCGGTCGTTGTTGTTTTCGAAGGCACGAATGACATTCGGGTCAATGGCATAAGTGGTGCTACGGCTGCTGCGAACCTGTTTAGTCTCTGCGATACTATACGGGCAGCCCATCCGGCGGCCAAGATCGTGTTAGTTACTTTGATTGACAGATACGACGTAGATCACAGCATTTTGACCGCCTGTAATGACATTCTGAAGGCGGACTGGCCTGACCATGCCGATGCACTAGCCGACCTGACTGGCATAGCGGCGGTATCGGCCGAAAACGCGGCGTCGGACCCGACCAATTTTGTCGACGGTATTCATTTGAGTGAGATTGGGCAGCTAACAATCACGGGCACGATTGCCGCTGCGATTGAGTCTGCGCTGGCGAGCTAG
- a CDS encoding thioredoxin domain-containing protein yields MRPIALLILALIATTANADPVRSHAAGLMAQAATLAATGAPDLVIPAEPEIQPVSLVSYAEAYKLYKSERKPMVVMVGAAWCRYCPAVKAELMRMLKQGEFDDASLVLLDWDANRRDATSVAGRRPGLPYLRVYYTRDGRPKSAKAGSTKEIGGLLKQSNRLDAPPKKAARVEPVRQAVYCRSCSR; encoded by the coding sequence ATGAGACCCATTGCCCTGCTGATCCTGGCCCTGATCGCCACCACCGCCAACGCTGACCCAGTTCGCTCTCACGCGGCCGGCTTGATGGCACAGGCAGCCACGCTTGCGGCGACCGGAGCCCCTGACCTGGTGATCCCAGCCGAACCTGAAATCCAGCCCGTCAGCCTCGTCAGCTACGCAGAAGCCTACAAGCTCTACAAGAGCGAGCGGAAACCGATGGTGGTGATGGTGGGCGCCGCGTGGTGCCGCTACTGCCCAGCGGTCAAAGCCGAGTTGATGCGGATGCTAAAGCAAGGCGAGTTTGACGACGCTTCGCTGGTGCTACTGGACTGGGACGCGAATCGGCGAGACGCAACGTCGGTGGCGGGAAGACGGCCCGGCTTGCCCTATTTGCGAGTCTACTACACTCGCGACGGGCGGCCGAAATCCGCCAAGGCTGGATCGACCAAAGAAATCGGCGGTCTGCTGAAGCAATCGAACCGGCTCGATGCGCCGCCGAAGAAAGCCGCTCGAGTCGAGCCGGTTCGCCAGGCGGTTTATTGTCGTTCGTGTAGCCGGTGA
- a CDS encoding terminase large subunit domain-containing protein gives MLPKALPHQKEVLRDPHRHKRVVCGRRWGKTGAGLPAVVKGHGDPNPASRQHLKGAIDGGNIWWVAPTFTVAKKIERDLRQAFRFSGYEYIKSECRIDLPGGGSITIKTAASPASLRGDGLDGITIDEAAFVEEAVWKEALRPALSDKQGWSLFLTTPNGLNWVKDQFDLAEVDPDFASWQLPSSQNPLMTPEELQSAKLDVGERAYSQEYLAQFVDTVGAEFSGYYFQFPDFWFDEWPHESDVYLRVLALDPSKGKSDKSDYSAFVLATLTNSGHVYLDADLERRDVTRIAAKAVEIGLAYRPHGMVVETNQFQELLAHLIRPLAAEAGLNFKVFEANNTANKTARIRSGLTPYLSRGELHFKRDSPGARMLVKQLQEFPTGDYDDGPDGLEMGIRLLAHILNGGAGKL, from the coding sequence GTGCTGCCGAAAGCCCTACCGCACCAGAAGGAGGTTCTCCGGGATCCGCACCGGCATAAGCGAGTCGTTTGCGGCCGACGTTGGGGCAAGACCGGCGCCGGGCTTCCGGCGGTCGTTAAAGGTCACGGCGACCCCAACCCGGCCAGTCGTCAGCACCTCAAGGGAGCGATCGACGGCGGCAATATCTGGTGGGTCGCGCCCACGTTCACGGTTGCCAAAAAGATCGAACGCGATCTTCGCCAGGCGTTTCGGTTTTCGGGCTACGAGTACATCAAGAGCGAGTGTCGCATCGACCTTCCGGGCGGCGGCTCGATCACGATTAAAACGGCCGCCAGCCCGGCCAGCTTGCGCGGCGACGGTCTCGACGGCATCACGATTGACGAAGCGGCATTCGTGGAAGAAGCGGTCTGGAAAGAAGCGCTGCGGCCGGCATTGTCCGATAAGCAGGGGTGGTCGCTCTTTCTAACAACACCGAACGGGCTCAACTGGGTGAAAGATCAATTCGACCTGGCCGAAGTCGATCCTGATTTCGCCTCCTGGCAACTGCCGTCGTCGCAAAATCCGCTGATGACCCCAGAGGAATTGCAGTCGGCCAAGCTGGACGTCGGCGAACGGGCCTACTCCCAGGAATATCTCGCTCAGTTCGTCGACACGGTCGGCGCCGAGTTTTCGGGCTACTATTTCCAGTTCCCCGACTTCTGGTTCGACGAGTGGCCGCACGAAAGCGACGTCTATCTCCGCGTGCTGGCCCTCGATCCCTCCAAGGGGAAGAGCGACAAGAGCGACTACTCCGCGTTCGTGCTGGCGACCCTGACCAACAGCGGTCACGTCTACCTCGACGCCGACCTGGAGCGCCGCGACGTTACCCGCATCGCTGCCAAGGCAGTCGAGATCGGATTGGCGTACCGGCCGCATGGCATGGTGGTCGAAACCAACCAGTTCCAGGAGCTTCTGGCCCACTTGATCCGACCGCTTGCCGCTGAAGCCGGCCTCAACTTCAAGGTTTTCGAGGCGAACAACACGGCGAACAAAACGGCCCGCATTCGCTCTGGCCTGACGCCCTACCTGTCGCGCGGCGAGCTCCATTTCAAACGCGATTCACCAGGGGCTCGGATGCTGGTCAAGCAGCTGCAGGAATTTCCGACCGGCGACTATGACGATGGCCCGGACGGTCTCGAGATGGGGATTCGACTTCTGGCCCACATCCTCAACGGTGGAGCCGGCAAGCTATGA
- a CDS encoding C1 family peptidase, which produces MSGHDGPVRVAPVAQDVAQADAGPSSDVLPDKDQPAAALFGYKPQPNATRQFLATLEKPTLRQAAPDLFKARGPPTKAVLLYRALYKAHHDTFKTDWVCPRQGIGDCVSFGWAHGADIHLAVMYLRGDSAEWKPVATESIYGGSRVEARNRDRGGYSDGSYGGAAAKWVRDHGLIFRDEYDVDGLKVDLTTYSSARAKDWGNYGNGGRDDNGRLDREAKKSPVRDVALVRNFEEAAAAIESGYPIPVCSGQGFSSRRDDQGFSRAAGSWSHCMCFTAVRYDRRGLLCQNSWGPGWVDGPKWPDDQPDGSFWVDEATVNHMLRGQDSFSVSGYGGFPFKPINNTDWVRAHQPEETIYALAP; this is translated from the coding sequence ATGTCCGGCCACGATGGCCCCGTACGCGTCGCGCCTGTTGCGCAGGACGTTGCTCAGGCCGACGCGGGGCCATCTTCTGATGTGCTGCCCGACAAGGACCAGCCGGCTGCAGCACTGTTCGGCTACAAGCCACAGCCGAACGCAACTCGGCAGTTCTTGGCAACGCTCGAGAAGCCGACGCTACGACAAGCGGCTCCTGATTTATTCAAAGCGCGTGGTCCGCCAACGAAAGCGGTGTTGCTCTACCGGGCTCTCTACAAGGCCCACCACGACACGTTCAAGACCGACTGGGTTTGTCCACGACAGGGCATAGGTGATTGCGTAAGCTTCGGTTGGGCGCACGGCGCCGACATCCACCTGGCGGTCATGTACCTCCGCGGCGACTCGGCCGAGTGGAAGCCCGTTGCGACCGAAAGCATCTACGGCGGTTCGCGAGTCGAGGCTCGTAATCGTGATCGCGGAGGATACTCCGACGGCAGCTATGGCGGCGCTGCGGCGAAGTGGGTTCGTGACCATGGCCTGATCTTTCGCGATGAATACGATGTCGATGGGCTCAAGGTTGACCTAACGACCTATTCGTCGGCTCGCGCCAAAGACTGGGGCAACTACGGCAACGGTGGTCGCGACGATAACGGTCGACTCGATCGAGAAGCGAAGAAGAGCCCGGTTCGCGATGTGGCGTTGGTTCGCAACTTCGAGGAAGCGGCGGCCGCGATTGAGAGCGGCTACCCAATTCCGGTCTGTAGCGGCCAAGGCTTCAGCAGTCGACGAGACGATCAGGGATTTAGCCGAGCAGCCGGCAGCTGGTCGCACTGCATGTGCTTTACGGCGGTTCGTTACGATCGTCGCGGCTTGCTTTGCCAAAACAGCTGGGGACCTGGCTGGGTCGACGGGCCAAAGTGGCCGGATGATCAACCTGACGGCTCCTTCTGGGTCGATGAGGCTACGGTCAACCACATGCTGCGCGGCCAAGACTCCTTCTCGGTCAGCGGCTATGGCGGCTTCCCGTTCAAGCCAATTAACAACACCGACTGGGTGAGGGCTCACCAGCCGGAGGAAACTATTTACGCTCTTGCTCCATAG
- a CDS encoding helix-turn-helix domain-containing protein, protein MNGIDRRYIDHAKVLKIQRLLQAGVSMRQVADMVGVCFETVARYKAMLEEAASASEKI, encoded by the coding sequence ATGAACGGGATCGACCGCCGCTACATCGATCACGCGAAAGTGCTGAAAATCCAGCGACTCTTGCAGGCTGGGGTATCGATGCGGCAAGTCGCCGACATGGTGGGAGTCTGCTTCGAGACGGTCGCTCGCTACAAGGCGATGCTGGAAGAAGCGGCCAGCGCGTCGGAAAAAATCTGA